A portion of the Mesobacillus boroniphilus genome contains these proteins:
- the noc gene encoding nucleoid occlusion protein, whose protein sequence is MKPSFSRFFGLGEKEKERNEVEEQTVEDIDNVEDIDNIENEEIKKIPIDHIIPNRYQPRTVFDDEKIEELARTIHIHGVIQPIVVREYDQDRFEIIAGERRWRAMKKLEWAEVPAIVKNLSDSETASVALIENLQREELSPIEEAMAYGKLLEIHNLTQEALAQRLGKGQSTVANKLRLLKLPQEVQDALLNKLITERHARSLIPLKNPQLQVQVLAEVIEKSLNVKQTEERVVKLLSQNEEKPKPKRKAFSKDMRIAVNTIRQSLTMVSDSGINLDSEEEEFEEFYQFTIRIPKKK, encoded by the coding sequence ATGAAGCCTTCTTTTTCGCGCTTTTTTGGTCTTGGAGAAAAAGAAAAAGAACGGAACGAAGTGGAAGAACAGACGGTTGAGGATATTGACAACGTTGAGGATATTGACAACATAGAAAATGAAGAAATAAAGAAGATTCCGATTGACCATATTATTCCAAATAGATACCAGCCAAGAACTGTTTTTGATGATGAAAAAATTGAAGAATTGGCCCGTACCATTCATATACATGGAGTAATCCAGCCAATCGTCGTACGTGAATACGATCAGGATAGATTTGAGATTATCGCAGGTGAACGCCGCTGGCGAGCGATGAAAAAGCTTGAGTGGGCAGAGGTTCCTGCAATTGTAAAAAATTTATCTGATTCCGAAACGGCATCTGTTGCTTTGATTGAGAACCTCCAGCGTGAGGAGCTTTCACCGATTGAAGAAGCAATGGCATATGGAAAGTTACTGGAAATTCATAATCTGACACAGGAAGCCCTAGCGCAAAGATTGGGAAAAGGTCAATCAACAGTTGCGAATAAGTTGCGATTACTTAAGCTTCCACAGGAAGTGCAGGATGCGCTTTTGAATAAATTGATTACAGAGCGACACGCCCGTTCGTTAATCCCGTTAAAAAATCCTCAGTTGCAGGTGCAGGTATTGGCAGAGGTCATTGAGAAATCCCTCAATGTCAAACAAACGGAAGAACGCGTCGTCAAGCTTTTGAGTCAGAATGAAGAGAAACCAAAGCCAAAGCGGAAGGCATTCAGCAAGGACATGAGGATTGCGGTCAATACAATCCGCCAGTCGCTGACAATGGTTTCCGACAGCGGCATCAATCTCGATTCGGAAGAAGAAGAGTTTGAAGAGTTCTATCAATTCACGATTCGCATACCTAAGAAGAAATAA
- the spoIIIJ gene encoding YidC family membrane integrase SpoIIIJ, translating into MKKRILLIMGLLLVMTVLTGCMEYDQPITEESKGFWNEYIVYPLSLLIIKMAEWLGGNFGLSIIAVTLLIRLVILPLMIKQTKSSKAMQALQPEMAKLKEKYSSKDQKTQQKLQQETMALFQKHGVNPLAGCFPLIVQMPILIGFYHAISRTREIAEHNFLWFDLGAPDPYYILPLVAGVTTFIQQKMMMAGQEANPQMAMMLWLMPIMIIVFAINFPAALSLYWVVGNLFMIVQTYFIKGPDLKAAAAGNAGGAKK; encoded by the coding sequence TATTATTAATAATGGGCTTGCTTTTAGTGATGACCGTGCTGACAGGCTGCATGGAATATGACCAGCCAATCACTGAGGAAAGCAAGGGTTTCTGGAATGAATATATCGTTTATCCATTGTCCTTGTTAATCATCAAGATGGCCGAATGGCTTGGCGGGAATTTCGGATTATCTATAATCGCTGTTACTTTGCTGATCCGCCTGGTAATTTTGCCGCTTATGATCAAACAGACGAAAAGCTCCAAGGCTATGCAGGCATTGCAGCCGGAAATGGCAAAGTTAAAAGAGAAATACAGCTCTAAAGACCAAAAAACCCAACAGAAACTCCAGCAGGAAACAATGGCGCTTTTCCAGAAGCATGGTGTCAATCCGCTTGCAGGATGTTTCCCGCTGATTGTCCAGATGCCAATCCTGATTGGTTTCTACCATGCGATTTCAAGAACGAGAGAGATCGCCGAGCATAACTTCTTGTGGTTCGATCTTGGTGCACCGGATCCATACTATATTCTGCCATTAGTTGCAGGTGTTACAACTTTCATCCAGCAAAAAATGATGATGGCTGGCCAGGAAGCAAACCCGCAGATGGCAATGATGCTGTGGCTGATGCCAATCATGATTATTGTATTCGCGATCAACTTCCCAGCAGCACTTTCATTATACTGGGTAGTCGGTAACTTATTCATGATTGTTCAAACTTACTTTATTAAAGGGCCGGATCTAAAAGCTGCGGCTGCCGGCAATGCGGGAGGAGCAAAAAAGTGA
- the rsmG gene encoding 16S rRNA (guanine(527)-N(7))-methyltransferase RsmG, with amino-acid sequence MNTDQFKALLAEKGIELSQKQMEQYEKYYHMLVEWNEKMNLTAITEKPEVYLKHFYDSVSAAFYFDFNKPLNLCDVGAGAGFPSIPIKIAFPEIKVTIVDSLNKRITFLEQLSKELGLEGTTFIHDRAETFGQNPAYREKYEVVMARAVARMSVLSELCLPLVKVGGTFIAMKGNQAGEELQVGEKAITVLGGKLESSHSFTLPVEESERNILIINKQKPTPKKYPRKPGTPNKTPIE; translated from the coding sequence ATGAATACAGATCAATTTAAAGCTTTACTCGCTGAAAAGGGAATCGAGCTTTCCCAGAAGCAAATGGAACAATATGAAAAGTATTACCACATGCTCGTCGAGTGGAATGAAAAAATGAATTTGACTGCGATAACAGAAAAGCCTGAAGTGTACTTGAAGCATTTCTATGATTCAGTTTCTGCAGCATTTTATTTTGATTTTAATAAGCCGCTCAATTTGTGTGACGTTGGTGCCGGTGCCGGCTTCCCGAGTATCCCGATTAAAATTGCATTCCCGGAAATCAAGGTTACGATAGTCGATTCCTTAAATAAGCGAATAACATTCTTGGAGCAGCTTTCGAAAGAATTGGGACTAGAAGGAACAACATTCATCCACGATCGTGCTGAGACATTCGGCCAAAATCCTGCCTATCGTGAAAAGTATGAAGTTGTTATGGCCAGGGCTGTTGCAAGAATGTCAGTACTAAGTGAACTTTGCCTTCCGCTAGTGAAAGTTGGCGGAACATTCATCGCCATGAAGGGCAATCAGGCAGGGGAGGAACTGCAGGTTGGTGAAAAAGCAATCACGGTTCTTGGCGGGAAGCTGGAATCCTCCCATTCATTCACTTTGCCGGTGGAAGAGAGTGAACGGAATATTTTAATCATTAATAAACAAAAGCCAACACCTAAGAAGTACCCTAGAAAACCGGGAACTCCGAATAAAACGCCGATTGAATAG
- the mnmE gene encoding tRNA uridine-5-carboxymethylaminomethyl(34) synthesis GTPase MnmE, whose translation MEFDTIAAISTPMGEGAIAIVRLSGDQAFEIADGLFKGVGSKKLSEVASHTIHYGHLIDPKTGQVAEEVMVSVMRGPKTFTKEDVVEINCHGGLVSVNRVLQLVLNQGARLAEPGEFTKRAFLNGRIDLSQAEAVIDLIRAKTDRAMNLALGQMEGRLSKLIQKLRQEILEILAHVEVNIDYPEYDDVEEMTHNMLLEKAKYVKGELEKLLQTSQQGKILREGLSTVIVGRPNVGKSSLLNSLVHENKAIVTDIPGTTRDVIEEYVNVRGVPLRLLDTAGIRETEDIVERIGVERSRQVLKEADLILLVLNYSDELSEEDRNIFKAVEGMDVIVIVNKTDLPQKIDMDEVKKLTKDYSLVTTSLLEDQGVDQLEEAISSLFFSGAIESGDLTYVSNSRHIALLNQAVHSIEEAINGVEMGTPIDIVQIDLTRSWELLGEIIGESVHESLIDQLFSQFCLGK comes from the coding sequence ATGGAATTTGATACGATTGCGGCGATTTCTACGCCGATGGGTGAAGGAGCGATTGCGATTGTCCGTTTAAGCGGGGATCAGGCTTTCGAAATAGCTGATGGACTTTTCAAAGGTGTTGGCAGCAAGAAGCTAAGTGAGGTAGCTTCGCATACAATTCATTACGGCCATCTGATCGATCCGAAAACTGGACAAGTTGCGGAAGAAGTAATGGTCTCTGTCATGAGAGGGCCGAAAACGTTCACGAAAGAGGATGTAGTCGAAATCAATTGCCATGGGGGTCTTGTTTCTGTAAACCGTGTGCTCCAGCTTGTTCTTAATCAGGGAGCAAGGCTGGCGGAGCCGGGGGAATTTACAAAACGGGCTTTTTTAAATGGACGGATCGACCTTTCCCAGGCTGAGGCAGTCATCGACTTGATCAGAGCGAAAACGGACCGTGCGATGAACCTGGCTCTTGGTCAGATGGAGGGACGCCTCTCAAAGCTGATCCAGAAGCTGCGTCAGGAAATTCTTGAAATTCTTGCACATGTGGAAGTGAACATCGATTATCCGGAGTATGATGATGTGGAGGAAATGACGCATAACATGCTTTTGGAGAAGGCGAAGTATGTAAAAGGGGAGCTTGAAAAGCTTCTGCAAACCTCACAGCAGGGAAAAATCCTTCGTGAAGGACTGTCAACGGTTATTGTTGGCCGCCCGAATGTCGGAAAATCTTCTTTGCTAAATAGCCTTGTGCATGAAAATAAAGCGATTGTCACCGATATTCCAGGAACAACGCGTGATGTCATTGAAGAATATGTGAATGTTCGCGGTGTTCCTTTAAGACTGCTTGATACAGCGGGAATACGGGAAACGGAAGATATCGTCGAACGCATTGGGGTTGAACGCTCTCGCCAGGTTTTGAAGGAAGCGGATTTGATCCTGCTCGTTCTGAACTATTCGGATGAGCTTTCGGAAGAGGATCGGAACATTTTCAAAGCGGTGGAAGGCATGGATGTCATTGTCATCGTCAATAAAACCGACCTGCCACAAAAAATAGATATGGATGAAGTGAAGAAGCTTACGAAAGATTATTCGCTGGTAACGACTTCATTGCTGGAAGACCAAGGTGTTGATCAGCTGGAAGAAGCAATTTCGAGCCTGTTCTTCTCAGGTGCAATTGAATCAGGAGACCTTACGTATGTTTCGAATAGCCGACATATTGCACTTCTTAATCAGGCTGTCCATTCGATTGAAGAAGCGATCAACGGTGTCGAAATGGGAACGCCAATTGATATCGTCCAGATTGATTTGACTCGATCATGGGAGCTGCTTGGTGAAATCATTGGTGAAAGCGTGCATGAAAGCTTGATTGACCAGTTATTCTCGCAGTTCTGTTTAGGGAAGTAA
- a CDS encoding DUF951 domain-containing protein: protein MDHEFQLNDVVEMKKPHPCGTNKWKIIRLGMDIRIKCEGCEHSVLIPRKEFTRKVKKVLSKQEE from the coding sequence TTGGACCACGAGTTTCAACTAAATGATGTTGTTGAAATGAAAAAACCACATCCTTGCGGCACCAACAAGTGGAAAATCATCCGTCTTGGCATGGATATCCGAATCAAGTGTGAAGGCTGCGAGCACAGTGTCTTGATTCCAAGAAAAGAATTCACGCGAAAAGTTAAAAAAGTTTTATCGAAGCAGGAAGAATAA
- a CDS encoding ParB/RepB/Spo0J family partition protein, with product MAKGLGKGLNAFFNMEAEKEEKVQEISIKEIRPNPYQPRKVFQPEAIEELKLSILEHGILQPIIVRKTIKGYEIVVGERRFRAAKEAKLETVPAVVRELNEQQMMELAVLENLQREDLNPIEEGIAYQTLIEKLKLTQEELAKRLGKSRPHLANHIRLLSLPPKIQQLISDGKISMGHGRALLGLRKKDKLSILVDKIIKDGMNVRQLEQLIQEMNEVVPRETKKDKVTKDVFIRERETTLRERFGTTVNIKQSKNKGKIEIEFFSKDDLERILELLDQQNS from the coding sequence ATGGCTAAAGGCTTAGGTAAAGGATTGAATGCTTTCTTTAACATGGAAGCTGAAAAAGAAGAGAAGGTCCAGGAAATAAGCATCAAAGAAATAAGGCCAAATCCTTATCAACCACGAAAAGTTTTCCAGCCGGAAGCGATCGAGGAATTGAAGCTTTCAATCCTGGAACATGGAATCCTGCAGCCGATCATTGTCAGGAAAACGATAAAAGGCTATGAAATAGTAGTTGGTGAGAGGCGTTTCCGGGCAGCGAAAGAAGCAAAGCTAGAAACAGTGCCGGCAGTCGTCCGTGAGCTGAATGAACAGCAAATGATGGAGCTTGCCGTATTGGAAAATCTTCAGCGTGAAGACCTGAATCCGATTGAAGAAGGAATAGCCTATCAAACTTTGATCGAAAAGCTGAAGCTCACGCAAGAAGAATTAGCGAAAAGGCTGGGCAAAAGCAGACCGCATTTGGCAAACCATATCCGTTTGCTGTCGCTGCCTCCAAAAATTCAGCAACTCATCTCTGATGGTAAGATTTCAATGGGCCACGGGCGCGCGCTTCTAGGATTAAGGAAGAAAGACAAGCTTTCAATCCTGGTCGATAAAATCATTAAAGATGGAATGAATGTCCGCCAGCTTGAACAGCTGATCCAAGAGATGAACGAAGTTGTTCCACGTGAAACAAAAAAAGACAAAGTAACAAAAGATGTTTTCATTCGTGAACGTGAAACAACGCTTCGTGAACGCTTTGGCACCACCGTAAACATCAAACAATCCAAAAATAAAGGGAAAATTGAAATAGAGTTTTTCTCCAAAGATGATTTAGAACGGATTCTGGAACTATTAGATCAGCAAAACTCCTAA
- a CDS encoding mechanosensitive ion channel family protein: protein MSKTEESLTRTEEIFNKFSQKLMDDALWFAIGESVLKIIAILIITGLLIRIGKIAIRNFFKVRTRGPLRITERREATLMKLLENVLTYVVYFIAIMMILSALTINVQAMLAGAGIVGLAVGFGAQSLVKDIITGFFIIFEDQFSVGDYVRIGQFEGTVEEIGLRTTKIKSFTGEIHILPNGSIVEVTNFSLFNSVAVLDIGIAYEGDLEYAEKVLQEYLETTTEKYPELVKTPELLGVQQFGASEVVLRIVAESLPMKHWYMGRQLRKDIKRVLDEHGVEIPFPRMVMYSRQEGGEQKEFGK from the coding sequence ATGAGTAAAACAGAAGAAAGTTTGACTAGGACAGAAGAGATTTTTAATAAATTTAGCCAAAAACTAATGGATGATGCCCTTTGGTTTGCAATTGGAGAAAGTGTTTTAAAAATCATTGCGATCTTGATTATCACAGGCTTGCTCATCCGAATTGGAAAGATTGCGATCCGCAATTTCTTTAAGGTTAGGACGAGGGGGCCTCTACGGATTACGGAGCGACGTGAAGCGACATTGATGAAGTTGCTTGAAAATGTCCTTACGTATGTCGTCTATTTTATTGCCATCATGATGATTCTTTCGGCTTTGACCATCAATGTACAGGCGATGCTTGCTGGTGCCGGGATCGTCGGTTTAGCAGTCGGCTTTGGGGCGCAAAGCCTGGTTAAGGACATCATTACTGGTTTCTTCATTATTTTTGAAGACCAATTTTCGGTTGGCGATTATGTAAGAATCGGACAATTTGAAGGAACTGTGGAGGAAATTGGGCTGCGGACGACGAAGATTAAAAGCTTTACAGGGGAAATCCATATCCTTCCTAATGGCAGCATTGTAGAAGTCACCAATTTCTCACTCTTTAACAGTGTCGCTGTCCTTGACATTGGCATTGCATACGAGGGTGATCTTGAGTACGCAGAAAAAGTGCTTCAGGAATACTTGGAGACAACTACAGAAAAGTACCCAGAACTGGTCAAGACTCCTGAGCTTTTGGGTGTCCAGCAATTTGGGGCGTCTGAGGTTGTACTCCGTATTGTGGCGGAATCCCTTCCAATGAAACACTGGTATATGGGCAGACAGCTTCGCAAAGATATAAAGCGTGTCCTTGATGAGCATGGAGTTGAGATTCCATTCCCAAGAATGGTCATGTACTCTCGCCAGGAAGGCGGAGAGCAAAAAGAATTCGGTAAATAA
- the yyaC gene encoding spore protease YyaC: MNLKNHFFERRNNVAKINHEDELAAEKLASEILDHLPNFSTRPIVFVCIGTDRSTGDSLGPLIGTLLQEKEVAPYHVYGTLDDPIHAVNMDAKLIEIKEKHFNPFIIGIDACLGRLKSVGSIQVGNGPVKPGAGVNKELPEVGNMHITGIVNVSGFMEFFVLQNTRLNLVLKMAKTIANGIFESSQQLPKKQDWTKINWDLETEQPTVAE; encoded by the coding sequence ATGAATCTCAAAAACCATTTTTTCGAGCGGAGAAACAATGTGGCAAAAATCAACCATGAAGATGAGCTGGCTGCCGAAAAGCTGGCTTCTGAAATCCTGGACCATTTGCCTAATTTCAGCACACGCCCAATTGTTTTTGTCTGTATTGGAACTGACCGCTCTACCGGTGATTCATTGGGTCCGCTAATCGGAACACTGCTGCAGGAAAAGGAAGTTGCTCCTTACCATGTATATGGAACTCTCGATGATCCGATACATGCAGTGAATATGGATGCAAAACTGATCGAAATCAAAGAAAAGCATTTCAATCCTTTTATTATCGGCATAGACGCTTGCCTTGGCCGGCTAAAAAGCGTCGGCTCCATCCAGGTAGGAAATGGGCCAGTCAAGCCAGGCGCCGGGGTGAATAAGGAACTGCCTGAAGTCGGAAATATGCACATCACCGGCATCGTCAATGTCAGCGGATTCATGGAATTCTTTGTATTGCAAAATACAAGACTGAACCTCGTTTTGAAAATGGCAAAAACGATTGCAAACGGTATTTTCGAGAGCAGTCAGCAACTACCGAAGAAACAGGATTGGACTAAAATCAACTGGGATCTTGAAACCGAGCAGCCAACAGTAGCAGAATAA
- the mnmG gene encoding tRNA uridine-5-carboxymethylaminomethyl(34) synthesis enzyme MnmG has product MGYEAGNFDVVVVGAGHAGVEAALAPARMGAKTAMITINLDMIAFMPCNPSIGGPAKGIVVREIDALGGEMGRNIDKTYIQMRMLNTGKGPAVRALRAQADKFDYQNEMKKTLENEKNLTLVQGMVERLIVEDGECKGVITQTGAIYRAKTVVITTGTYMRGEIILGELKYSSGPNNQQPSIKLSEHLEELGFDLVRFKTGTPPRVHSDTIDYSKTEIQPGDDVHRAFSYETTKYITDQLPCWLTYTNEQTHQLIDDNLHRSPMYSGMIKGTGPRYCPSIEDKVVRFNDKPRHQIFLEPEGRNTQEVYVQGLSTSLPEEVQHKILQTIPGLEKVQMMRAGYAIEYDAVVPTQLWPTLETKLVKNLYTAGQINGTSGYEEAAGQGIMAGINAGRRALDKEEVILSRADAYIGVLIDDLVTKGTNEPYRLLTSRAEYRLLLRHDNADLRLTEKGHEIGLINEERYQKFLAKKEAIEAEKQRLQSIIIKPTAEVQELIRSLGGSELKDGIRASDLLKRPEVSYQHIKQLVPADGELDFETEEQTEIQIKYEGYIEKSLQQVERLKKMEDKKIPENIDYDAISGVATEARQKLKEVRPLTLAQASRISGVNPADISILLVYLEQGRIARI; this is encoded by the coding sequence ATGGGTTATGAAGCCGGAAATTTTGATGTGGTTGTTGTTGGTGCCGGACATGCGGGTGTTGAGGCGGCCCTTGCGCCGGCACGCATGGGCGCGAAAACCGCGATGATTACCATCAATCTTGATATGATTGCGTTCATGCCGTGCAACCCGTCAATCGGCGGACCTGCAAAGGGAATTGTTGTACGGGAAATAGACGCACTAGGCGGCGAAATGGGCCGCAATATAGATAAAACATACATCCAGATGAGGATGCTGAATACAGGAAAGGGGCCTGCAGTACGTGCGTTAAGGGCCCAGGCTGATAAATTCGATTATCAGAACGAGATGAAAAAGACACTGGAAAATGAAAAGAACCTTACATTGGTGCAAGGAATGGTTGAGCGTCTGATTGTTGAAGACGGCGAATGTAAAGGGGTCATTACCCAGACGGGAGCCATTTATCGCGCAAAAACAGTCGTGATCACGACAGGTACGTATATGCGCGGGGAAATCATCCTTGGCGAATTGAAATATTCAAGCGGCCCGAATAATCAGCAGCCTTCAATCAAGCTTTCAGAACATCTTGAGGAGCTTGGCTTTGATCTTGTACGTTTTAAAACGGGAACTCCGCCGCGTGTGCACAGCGACACGATTGATTATTCTAAAACAGAAATTCAGCCTGGTGATGATGTTCACCGAGCATTTTCCTATGAAACGACGAAATACATCACAGACCAGCTTCCATGCTGGCTGACGTATACAAATGAACAAACACACCAATTGATTGATGACAATCTGCACCGTTCCCCGATGTATTCAGGAATGATTAAGGGTACTGGTCCGCGCTACTGTCCATCCATCGAGGATAAGGTAGTCCGTTTCAATGACAAGCCGCGCCACCAGATCTTCCTGGAGCCGGAAGGAAGGAATACTCAGGAGGTTTATGTACAGGGACTGTCAACGAGCTTACCGGAAGAGGTCCAGCATAAAATCCTTCAGACCATACCTGGTCTTGAAAAGGTCCAAATGATGCGTGCGGGCTATGCGATTGAATATGATGCCGTAGTGCCGACGCAGCTTTGGCCAACATTAGAAACGAAACTAGTCAAAAATCTATATACTGCCGGCCAAATCAATGGTACTTCAGGCTATGAAGAGGCTGCCGGCCAGGGAATCATGGCTGGAATCAATGCCGGCAGAAGGGCTTTGGACAAAGAAGAAGTCATCCTGAGCCGTGCTGATGCCTATATTGGTGTATTGATCGATGATCTCGTGACAAAAGGAACAAATGAACCATACCGTTTATTGACATCAAGAGCGGAATACCGTCTGCTTTTGCGCCACGATAATGCGGACCTTCGCTTGACTGAAAAAGGCCACGAAATCGGCTTAATTAATGAAGAACGTTACCAGAAGTTTTTAGCGAAAAAAGAAGCAATCGAAGCGGAGAAACAACGCCTTCAATCGATCATCATTAAACCGACAGCGGAAGTTCAAGAGTTAATCCGTTCGCTTGGCGGAAGCGAATTGAAGGATGGCATCCGTGCTTCAGATCTTTTGAAGCGACCTGAGGTTTCATATCAGCATATTAAGCAGCTGGTTCCTGCAGATGGCGAACTTGATTTCGAAACAGAAGAACAGACAGAAATTCAAATCAAATATGAGGGATATATTGAGAAATCACTTCAGCAGGTTGAAAGGCTGAAAAAGATGGAAGACAAGAAAATTCCGGAAAATATTGATTACGATGCAATTTCTGGAGTGGCCACTGAGGCTCGCCAAAAATTGAAAGAAGTACGTCCGTTAACATTAGCGCAAGCATCGAGAATCTCAGGTGTGAACCCTGCAGATATCTCAATCTTGCTCGTTTATTTGGAACAAGGGCGTATTGCACGAATCTAG
- the jag gene encoding RNA-binding cell elongation regulator Jag/EloR → MKQVTATGQNVDEAVESALAQLKTTKDRTEIDVIDEGKKGIFGLFGTRPAVVKVTVKIDAVEEAVNYLKSVGSQMGAPIEVDVKKEGKTVLFTMSGEKIALLIGKRGQTLNSLQFLTQLVMNRYSEQYATVLLDAEDYRQRRNDTLVQLAERLAQKAVRTGQTVALEPMPSYERKVIHTALMSNKKIKTYSDGTEPHRHIVIAPSK, encoded by the coding sequence GTGAAACAGGTAACTGCTACAGGACAAAATGTCGACGAAGCAGTAGAATCCGCTTTAGCTCAATTAAAGACAACCAAAGACCGCACAGAGATTGATGTAATTGATGAAGGCAAAAAGGGGATTTTCGGACTTTTCGGTACACGACCGGCTGTCGTCAAGGTGACAGTAAAAATTGATGCTGTTGAAGAAGCCGTAAATTATTTGAAGTCGGTTGGCTCGCAAATGGGGGCTCCAATCGAAGTTGATGTGAAAAAGGAAGGGAAAACAGTACTCTTTACGATGTCTGGTGAGAAAATCGCTTTGCTGATCGGAAAAAGAGGACAAACGCTGAATTCCTTGCAATTTTTGACCCAGCTCGTGATGAACCGTTATTCTGAACAGTATGCAACTGTCTTGCTTGATGCAGAGGACTATCGCCAGCGCAGGAATGATACACTCGTGCAATTAGCCGAACGCCTTGCGCAAAAAGCAGTCAGAACTGGCCAGACCGTCGCGCTTGAACCTATGCCTTCGTATGAACGCAAAGTGATTCATACTGCATTGATGTCAAACAAGAAAATCAAAACATATTCCGATGGCACTGAACCTCACAGACATATTGTGATCGCGCCGTCGAAGTAA
- a CDS encoding ParA family protein: MGKIIAIANQKGGVGKTTTSVNLGACLAYIGKKVLLVDTDPQGNATSGVGIEKADVEQCIYDVLVDDVEAKNVIHPTAVENLYTIPATIQLAGAEIELVPTISREVRLKRALEEVKDRFDYIIIDCPPSLGLLTLNALTASDAVIIPVQCEYYALEGLSQLLNTVRLVQKHLNQDLKIEGVLLTMLDARTNLGLQVIEEVKKYFQDKVYKTVIPRNVRLSEAPSHGEPIIIYDPKSRGAEVYLDLAKEVVANG; the protein is encoded by the coding sequence GTGGGAAAAATCATCGCGATTGCTAATCAAAAAGGTGGAGTCGGCAAGACGACTACTTCAGTGAACCTCGGTGCGTGCCTGGCATACATAGGAAAAAAAGTGCTGCTTGTCGACACGGATCCTCAAGGAAACGCTACGAGCGGTGTGGGGATTGAAAAAGCGGATGTTGAGCAATGCATCTATGATGTTCTTGTTGATGATGTTGAAGCTAAAAATGTAATCCATCCAACAGCTGTAGAAAATCTATATACAATTCCAGCGACCATCCAGCTTGCTGGAGCGGAAATTGAGCTTGTGCCCACGATCTCAAGGGAGGTTCGTTTGAAGCGGGCTCTCGAGGAAGTGAAGGATCGTTTTGATTATATTATCATAGACTGTCCGCCTTCCCTTGGTCTATTGACACTGAATGCTTTGACGGCTTCAGATGCAGTCATAATCCCTGTCCAATGCGAGTATTATGCACTTGAAGGGTTAAGTCAGCTCCTAAATACCGTCCGCCTTGTACAGAAGCATTTGAATCAGGATCTGAAGATTGAGGGAGTCCTGCTGACCATGCTGGATGCACGTACGAATCTAGGTCTTCAAGTCATTGAGGAAGTGAAGAAGTACTTCCAGGATAAGGTTTACAAGACTGTCATTCCAAGGAATGTGCGACTAAGTGAAGCTCCAAGCCATGGAGAGCCAATTATCATTTATGACCCGAAGTCCCGCGGGGCGGAAGTTTATTTAGATCTTGCAAAGGAAGTGGTTGCAAATGGCTAA
- a CDS encoding DUF554 domain-containing protein, protein MFLLGTIVNGLLIIIGTLLGRLLTRIPENMKATVMHGIGLAVMVLGLQMGFKSANFLIVILSLVIGAVLGEAWKLEDKLNSAGDWLERKLGSKGEGSISQGFVTATLIFVIGAMAIIGALDSGIRGDHDVLYTKAIIDGFTALILTTTLGIGVLFSAIPVMLYQGMIALFATQIDKFIPQALMDSFILELTATGGVMIFAIGLNLIGLTKIRVANLLPGILVTGVLVTISHYMIGI, encoded by the coding sequence ATGTTTTTACTTGGCACCATTGTAAATGGGTTACTGATTATCATCGGGACCTTGCTGGGCAGGCTATTGACGAGAATTCCTGAAAATATGAAAGCCACAGTCATGCATGGCATCGGGCTTGCTGTAATGGTGCTGGGCCTGCAAATGGGCTTTAAAAGTGCTAATTTCCTGATTGTTATTTTAAGTTTAGTGATTGGTGCTGTCCTTGGTGAAGCTTGGAAGCTTGAGGATAAGCTTAATTCAGCTGGGGACTGGCTTGAGAGAAAGCTTGGGTCAAAAGGGGAAGGGAGTATTTCGCAAGGGTTTGTGACTGCGACGCTAATTTTTGTCATTGGCGCCATGGCCATTATCGGTGCCCTGGACAGTGGAATCCGCGGTGACCACGACGTCCTCTATACAAAAGCAATCATTGACGGCTTTACGGCATTAATACTGACTACCACACTAGGTATTGGGGTTCTTTTTTCCGCGATTCCAGTCATGCTGTATCAAGGAATGATCGCGCTGTTTGCGACACAAATAGATAAGTTTATTCCGCAGGCATTGATGGATAGCTTCATCCTTGAGTTGACTGCAACCGGGGGCGTCATGATTTTCGCCATCGGCTTGAACCTGATTGGATTGACAAAAATCAGGGTTGCGAATCTTCTGCCAGGTATTCTTGTTACTGGTGTTCTAGTTACGATCTCGCATTATATGATTGGGATTTAA